A window from Opitutia bacterium ISCC 52 encodes these proteins:
- a CDS encoding DUF3450 domain-containing protein: MTLLKLPTKAIPLLCFIPMVLAGATSVEVDKAIELLEKRIEIKKDTAKLRSDWELDQAELKQEENLLDAELKGLEEKLEVLLGINNELLAREDVATGSADDQDRILERLKESAVNYESLLLKLTPRLPDPLSTQVKDELGEAPDREIKTIGARYQSLVSALNLVHRFNQKPFFTKESYEGGDGAKQLDTLYWGIATGYRIDPSNTIAQVGHPGDDAWVWEDANDHLEGIRQAFFIHEGVEIPAFIQLPLRSSHE, encoded by the coding sequence ATGACTCTTCTTAAATTACCTACGAAGGCTATCCCTCTATTATGTTTCATTCCAATGGTCCTGGCTGGCGCGACTTCGGTCGAAGTAGACAAGGCCATTGAGCTGTTGGAAAAACGCATCGAAATCAAAAAAGACACCGCGAAGTTGCGCAGCGATTGGGAGCTGGACCAGGCTGAACTCAAACAGGAGGAAAACTTGTTGGATGCAGAGCTTAAAGGCTTGGAAGAGAAGCTGGAAGTTCTACTTGGTATCAATAACGAGTTGCTAGCACGGGAAGACGTGGCCACCGGTTCGGCTGATGATCAGGATCGTATTTTGGAGCGTCTGAAAGAGAGCGCTGTGAATTATGAATCCTTGTTACTGAAACTTACACCTCGTCTACCGGATCCGCTGAGCACTCAGGTTAAAGATGAATTGGGCGAGGCGCCAGATCGGGAAATTAAAACTATAGGTGCCCGCTATCAGTCCCTCGTATCGGCGCTTAATCTGGTCCATCGTTTTAATCAGAAACCGTTTTTCACCAAGGAGTCTTATGAGGGGGGAGACGGAGCTAAGCAGTTGGATACCCTCTATTGGGGAATTGCCACGGGCTATCGGATTGATCCTTCCAACACAATTGCTCAAGTAGGGCATCCCGGGGACGATGCCTGGGTCTGGGAAGATGCGAACGATCACCTTGAAGGGATTCGCCAGGCCTTCTTTATTCATGAAGGCGTTGAGATCCCGGCCTTTATTCAACTTCCACTCAGGAGCTCTCATGAGTAG
- a CDS encoding MotA/TolQ/ExbB proton channel family protein: protein MSSRLWKTFLGVVGIVILSCSILRAQELNIAGKSITLEAQFEKALEEYEQLSAEVSKKKLTLVTPLNGKRMRVSQLRNQTDMLLLKRSERLSVVERIEEQNTGQADQIDFIDALLVDHLSNFDTLIHPAEDQLYRPRFTELRNKKNEGASREEQMLAQLEVIDLSFERIEKALGGYSFDGKAVNEAGDILEGSISLTGPTAYFAGGDKQSVGELEFETNSLLPELSTVPDIAIDQINALSSGGSTVFPIDITLGQAKEFGQTEWSLGQHVEKGGMVGYVILGFAAAALLIVLVKMLDLSRVRGLHSVPVADLIEHRLTQGNDEALALAEKKPFPANRVLSVALKYADHQSDVIEEVIIGEIRNVKTRLERLLPFLAIIAATSPLMGLLGTVVGMIKTFSLITVFGSGNAQSFSAGISEALVTTEFGLIVAIPALILHGVLLRSAREKLGSLEDLASEFVISLQESRKESA from the coding sequence ATGAGTAGTCGCCTTTGGAAAACTTTTTTGGGTGTGGTCGGCATTGTAATTTTGTCGTGCTCAATCCTCCGTGCTCAAGAGCTCAACATCGCTGGAAAGAGCATCACGCTTGAAGCTCAGTTTGAGAAAGCTTTGGAGGAATACGAACAGCTATCGGCTGAGGTATCTAAAAAGAAATTGACCTTGGTTACCCCGCTGAACGGCAAGCGTATGCGAGTAAGTCAGCTGCGTAACCAAACGGACATGCTCTTGCTCAAGCGGTCAGAACGATTGAGCGTGGTTGAGCGTATCGAGGAACAAAATACAGGACAGGCTGATCAGATCGACTTTATTGACGCTCTCCTCGTGGATCACCTCTCCAATTTCGATACCTTGATTCATCCGGCTGAAGATCAGCTTTACCGACCAAGGTTTACTGAGTTGAGGAATAAGAAGAACGAAGGTGCTTCCCGTGAGGAGCAGATGCTGGCTCAGCTTGAAGTGATCGACCTGTCCTTCGAACGCATCGAAAAGGCCTTGGGCGGTTACAGCTTTGACGGCAAGGCGGTGAATGAGGCTGGCGATATTTTAGAAGGATCCATCAGCTTAACCGGACCGACAGCCTACTTTGCTGGAGGAGATAAACAGTCGGTTGGAGAACTGGAGTTTGAGACCAATTCCTTATTACCTGAGTTGAGCACTGTGCCTGACATAGCGATTGATCAAATCAATGCTCTGTCCTCTGGCGGCTCCACGGTTTTCCCCATCGATATCACTTTGGGACAGGCCAAAGAGTTTGGTCAAACGGAGTGGTCTCTTGGTCAGCATGTGGAGAAAGGGGGCATGGTTGGTTATGTCATTCTCGGGTTTGCCGCTGCGGCCTTGCTGATTGTGCTCGTCAAGATGCTCGACCTCTCCCGGGTACGTGGACTTCACAGTGTGCCCGTGGCCGACTTGATCGAACACCGATTGACTCAAGGCAACGACGAGGCGCTCGCCTTGGCAGAGAAGAAACCCTTTCCTGCCAACCGTGTGTTGTCAGTGGCATTAAAATATGCGGATCACCAAAGTGATGTGATAGAAGAGGTGATCATTGGTGAGATTCGCAATGTAAAGACTCGGCTTGAGCGCTTGCTTCCGTTCCTGGCTATCATTGCTGCCACCTCCCCGTTGATGGGCTTGCTGGGAACTGTGGTGGGTATGATTAAAACCTTTTCGCTGATCACCGTCTTTGGATCGGGTAATGCTCAATCGTTTTCCGCCGGCATTTCTGAAGCTTTAGTCACGACTGAGTTTGGGCTCATCGTAGCAATCCCGGCGTTGATCTTACATGGTGTGTTGTTGCGCTCAGCTCGAGAAAAGCTGGGGTCCCTGGAAGACCTCGCTTCTGAGTTTGTTATCTCCTTACAGGAATCGAGAAAGGAGAGTGCTTGA
- a CDS encoding MotA/TolQ/ExbB proton channel family protein, with protein sequence MTTEWLAPFIEVAEAGGPIIICIFVLSILLYGTLLRALHLTLTTSAPYKVVRIQGNALPPNAKLNRYWRNLSEGLDGFSDNTHLAISYLKFARRGIQRLVTSKLAHIKIAIAAAPLLGLLGTITGMIQTFSALSTGMGEDASNLVASGISKALLTTNAGLVVAIPAIFLTYLVQRHLNRTLAVFGSLETQFLNAMEGTR encoded by the coding sequence ATGACGACGGAATGGTTGGCTCCCTTTATAGAAGTGGCCGAAGCAGGAGGTCCTATCATTATTTGTATCTTTGTGCTCTCCATCCTCTTGTATGGAACCCTGTTGCGTGCGCTTCACCTGACTTTGACTACCTCGGCTCCTTACAAGGTGGTGAGGATTCAGGGGAACGCTCTTCCACCTAATGCTAAGCTGAATCGCTATTGGAGGAATTTGTCGGAAGGACTGGATGGCTTCAGCGACAACACCCATCTGGCTATCTCTTACCTGAAGTTTGCTCGACGGGGTATCCAGAGGTTGGTGACGTCCAAGTTGGCCCATATAAAAATTGCGATTGCTGCTGCACCGCTCCTGGGGTTGTTGGGAACCATTACCGGGATGATTCAAACCTTCTCAGCGTTGAGTACAGGTATGGGCGAAGATGCATCTAATCTGGTTGCAAGTGGAATTTCCAAGGCACTGCTCACCACCAATGCCGGATTGGTGGTGGCGATTCCCGCAATCTTTCTCACCTATCTGGTGCAGCGTCATTTGAACCGAACCCTGGCTGTTTTTGGAAGCCTGGAAACTCAATTTCTAAACGCGATGGAGGGCACGCGCTAG
- a CDS encoding biopolymer transporter ExbD encodes MIRNRVSNPDGDFDSAEINLSPLIDCVFILLIFYIVTTVFIEETGVEVNKPEAAASTQLDKKSLLIAITAENNVVYAGTEIGISGVAGIVKRQMEIAEIPVIIQADERADHGVFSRVYGEAKAAGATKVNFATEY; translated from the coding sequence ATGATCCGAAATCGTGTCAGTAACCCGGACGGGGATTTCGACAGCGCGGAGATCAATTTATCTCCTTTGATCGACTGTGTGTTCATTCTTTTGATTTTCTATATTGTCACCACCGTTTTCATCGAGGAAACCGGAGTCGAAGTAAACAAACCGGAGGCCGCGGCCTCGACCCAGTTGGATAAGAAGAGCCTGCTCATTGCCATCACAGCTGAGAACAACGTCGTCTATGCGGGAACGGAGATCGGCATTTCCGGCGTGGCTGGAATCGTCAAACGTCAGATGGAGATCGCTGAGATCCCCGTGATAATCCAGGCCGATGAACGGGCCGACCATGGTGTATTTTCCCGCGTCTATGGAGAGGCTAAAGCAGCGGGGGCGACGAAAGTCAACTTTGCCACGGAGTATTGA
- a CDS encoding energy transducer TonB: protein MKDWNTTTPYTWGQKLLHVVIGVYVSAGLFYTVSLSLKNDAKPEEQVSAFVTQSVQITPPEPPEVEQPADEPDNTISAKVDFALAQDNLAIKLLASNIRPTRAQDIVQKVDFDLSKFEVKGRDINDMVVYEGREVDKRPEHIYRVMPDLKIKKPKETVQLIYVVNVDGTVGDTYVLETTNAQFNEEVVACVKTWTYSPAEKNGMKVRCWVKQKIIINKASSRFGL, encoded by the coding sequence ATGAAAGACTGGAATACAACCACACCATACACCTGGGGCCAAAAGCTGCTCCATGTGGTTATTGGCGTGTACGTATCGGCTGGTCTTTTCTACACCGTCTCCTTGAGTTTGAAAAATGACGCGAAGCCGGAGGAGCAAGTGAGTGCCTTCGTGACTCAATCAGTCCAGATCACGCCCCCCGAGCCTCCCGAAGTAGAGCAACCGGCGGATGAGCCGGACAACACCATATCCGCAAAGGTCGACTTTGCTTTGGCGCAGGACAATTTGGCCATCAAATTGTTGGCTTCCAACATTCGCCCAACACGTGCCCAGGATATCGTGCAGAAAGTGGACTTCGATCTATCCAAGTTTGAGGTGAAAGGTCGGGACATAAACGACATGGTCGTCTACGAGGGAAGGGAAGTCGATAAACGCCCGGAGCACATCTACCGCGTGATGCCGGATTTGAAAATTAAGAAACCCAAGGAAACCGTTCAGCTTATCTATGTAGTCAACGTCGACGGTACCGTGGGTGATACCTATGTGCTTGAAACCACGAATGCCCAGTTCAATGAGGAGGTTGTCGCATGCGTCAAAACATGGACTTATTCTCCTGCAGAGAAAAACGGCATGAAGGTGCGCTGTTGGGTAAAACAAAAAATCATTATCAACAAAGCCAGCTCCAGGTTTGGGTTGTAA
- a CDS encoding tetratricopeptide repeat protein: MGNQKTVRLIAFAAAIMLCIPLMGTAQSISVDKPITESELAKKIQGSYGFLSNREPALNQGEYAIVEKFLPFLEEDPDFALEMIEGLTANNPDLSASFDFVLGNLYYQSQREPDALQSYKKALAKYPDYMRAWRSIGWISLYAEDYETALDAFGKAIKLGDTEPDTFGQIGYCYYLQGDHMAAQSAYSQALLYDPTNLDWMRGNLSCHIALGNNEAAIVILESLTRRQPEEGEFWRTLSNLYIQEEDFTKAAACMEFLRMTNEMNFEEYDMLARVYINTESFDLAAEVFIEMIAKGHVPDGDALLICVNGLYKNQWVDLADRLDDSLTADEDSLSDESRALLVLIGSKRAELAGELSEAERILTKGLEIGKRLGDIRLRLGIVQFQSGQSEASLETLALAESHASSRRNALIAQAQILMSIQSYYAAGEKLEVAIAEGAGDHASNLYQDCMHAARKQELDRISLTHGTLQ; this comes from the coding sequence ATGGGGAATCAGAAAACAGTTCGTCTTATAGCTTTCGCAGCAGCAATCATGCTTTGTATCCCCTTGATGGGTACTGCGCAATCAATCAGTGTCGACAAGCCGATCACTGAGTCTGAGTTGGCGAAAAAAATCCAAGGCAGTTATGGGTTCCTGAGCAACCGCGAGCCTGCCTTGAATCAAGGAGAGTATGCGATCGTGGAGAAGTTCTTGCCTTTCCTGGAAGAGGATCCGGATTTTGCCCTGGAAATGATCGAGGGTTTGACGGCCAATAATCCTGACCTCTCTGCTTCTTTCGATTTTGTCCTGGGAAATCTTTACTATCAGTCTCAGCGTGAGCCGGACGCCTTACAGTCTTACAAGAAAGCCTTGGCAAAATACCCGGACTACATGCGTGCCTGGCGATCCATTGGTTGGATCAGTTTGTACGCGGAAGACTACGAGACCGCTTTGGACGCTTTCGGTAAAGCGATCAAGCTTGGTGATACTGAACCTGACACCTTTGGGCAGATTGGTTATTGTTACTACCTGCAGGGGGACCATATGGCAGCCCAGTCGGCCTACTCACAAGCGCTGCTCTACGATCCGACCAACCTGGATTGGATGCGGGGTAATCTGTCCTGCCACATTGCCTTGGGCAACAATGAGGCGGCTATTGTTATTTTGGAGAGCCTCACGCGCCGCCAGCCGGAAGAGGGCGAATTCTGGCGAACCTTGTCTAACCTCTACATTCAAGAGGAAGACTTTACCAAAGCAGCTGCTTGTATGGAGTTTCTGCGGATGACGAACGAAATGAATTTTGAGGAATACGACATGTTGGCGCGTGTTTACATCAACACGGAGTCCTTCGATCTCGCAGCCGAAGTGTTTATTGAGATGATCGCCAAGGGGCATGTCCCGGATGGCGATGCTTTACTCATTTGCGTCAATGGCCTCTACAAAAACCAGTGGGTCGACCTGGCCGATCGTTTAGACGATAGCCTAACGGCGGATGAGGATTCACTGTCGGATGAGAGCCGGGCGTTGTTGGTTCTGATCGGTTCAAAGCGGGCTGAGCTTGCTGGGGAGCTGTCGGAGGCCGAGCGGATCCTGACAAAAGGGCTTGAAATAGGAAAGCGATTGGGAGACATTCGACTTCGTTTGGGAATCGTCCAGTTTCAAAGTGGCCAATCTGAAGCTTCTTTGGAAACCCTAGCCCTTGCCGAGTCCCACGCATCATCTCGTCGAAATGCACTCATTGCGCAGGCGCAAATTCTTATGAGTATTCAATCTTACTATGCAGCGGGGGAGAAACTGGAAGTGGCCATTGCCGAGGGCGCTGGTGACCACGCGTCCAACCTTTACCAAGATTGTATGCACGCTGCTCGAAAACAAGAACTCGATCGAATCAGCCTGACTCACGGAACGCTCCAATAA